DNA sequence from the Parasphingorhabdus cellanae genome:
TGATGCGATCGAATCTTATCACCTCGATTGGGCGGCCAAGGGACGCGGTGAGTCAGGAATATTATCTCGCCCACTAGCCCAAACCTCTGGCGATGATCGGTCCCAAATGATTTGCGATAGGCAACGGCAGTTTCTGCCACAAAGCGACTTGCAGACGATATTTGGGACTCATCGGGTTAACATCGCGGACTTCCTCGCCATTAATCGCGCGGATGGCGTAGGAAAGCGACTGCGGTTCAAAACCCCAATTCTTCTTGAAAGAATAAGCGCCAGTACCAACTTTCGAACGGCCGAAATCAAAGCGTCGGCAACCGCGTTTGCGCGCATGGTTCATGAGTGCAAAATACATAATGTCATTGGCGCGTAGCCGCCGGGCATCATGGGTCCCGCCGCCCCAGTAAGGCATGACAGTTTCATTATGATAAAGGCTCAGCACACTCGCAACGGGCCTGCCATCCTCAAGCACTGTGAGGATATCCGCGTGCTCGCCAAACCCATCCAGCACTGCATCAAATAACTTTTTGGGGAATACCGGCGTGCCAAGATTGCGGACGCTTTCTGCATAGACGGCATAATGATCTGTACCGTCTTGCTCGCTGGATCCGGTCCTGACGGTCAGCTGATTTTTTAGCCCCTTGCGAACCTCTGCCCTTTGTTTGCGCGGGATTGCGAGCAATTGACTTTCTTCATCGTCCGCAAGACTAGAGGCAAAACCGGCATAGACGCCGTCTTTATTTTGCCAGTTACCGGCAGGTATTGGCCCGCCGCGTAATTCTACACTCGGAAAGCTGTGCTTCTGCGCAAAATTCCATGCCGTATCTGCCAGCATTTCAGTTGCCTGATCATTGAGGCTCAATATCCCTCCGCCAACGGCGAAACCACTCGAAACCAACGCACGGCCGAAAAGCGGCGAATGAATAAGACTTAACGGCAATATCCCCTGAAGCTGTCCTTCGGTGTCTTCGGCCAAAATGTAGCGCCATTCGTGATTGCAGGCTTTTGATACGGCTAAAACCCAAGCTGGCCGATGAAACGCCGTGCCGTGTCGGTGATTGGCGACAAATTTCTCGATCCGCGCCAGTTCATCTGCGTCTTCACGGTCTAATAGGCGAATAAGGGTAACCTTAGGGGAAAAGGGCATATTCATTGCGCCCACTCTCTTTCCAGCTCAGCCAATTCATCGACCCTGCCCCAGACATGCTCCCTGCCCACGCGAACCAGTTTAGAGCGCATCGAACGAAGCTTCGTATAGTGACGTAGTTTGGATCTGAGCGGAGCGTCACCCACTCGAGGTTGCTCAGGATCTATCTCCCAGGGGTGAAAATAGAATATCGCACCGCGTCCATCGTCCTTTTGCATTTTTCGGATAGCCCGATCGTAAAGCACGTAAGGAAGCAACCGGAAAAACCCGCCACCTCCCGCCGCGAATACTCGATCTCCAACTTTTACGGTGGTGACAGGCAGCTCAATCAAATCTGAACCGGGCACAGGCTTCCATGCAAAACGTGGTGACCCTGCCCAACCATAATGGTCATGTCTAATCGGTGCTACGCTGGAAGAATAGCTATAGCCCTGCTCTGCCAACATTTCATGGGCCCAGGGCGTGCGTTGATCAATTGAGAAACTTGGCGCCCGATAGCCGGTAATGGCTTGGCCCGAACTATCTTCCAATATCTTGCGTGTGCGCTTCAGATCATCGCGAAACTGATCAGGCGTCAACGTAAAAACCCGCGCGTGATCATAACCATGGCTGGCAATCTCATGCCCCGCCGACACTATGCGCTGCATAAGCTTTGGATAGCGCTCTGCCACCCAACCAAGCGTGAAAAACGTCGCTTTGATACCAACCTCGTCAAAGAGCGCCAGCACGGCATCGGTATTCCGTTCGACACGGTGCTCCAGACTATCCCAATCGGCACGGTCGATTACCGTTTCAAAGGCGCCAACCTGAAACCAGTCCTCGATATCCACGGACATCGCGTTGAGCAAAGCATTTGCTTTTCTCGCCTCGTCGATGGGCTCAGGCTGCGCGTCCTGTATTGACATAGCTTTCCTTGCTCCGGACATCGCTTTCGACCCATTCCACAAGCATCGTCAAGATACGGTGCAGGCTTTCTTCCTGTCCATCCATGCGCGATTCGAGCGAAGATAGTCGTTTGAAAATGGCGTCCACGTCGGCCAAAACCGCGGCATCAACGGTGGGTTCAACAACCCTTGGCGTCTCATTCATTCCCGATACGACCGACGCTGGTTCAGCGGCGCTGTCGACCGCCTTAAATGGCAGCACCTCGTGCTCACCAGATACCGGTTCTTCGACATTCACAGCAGCCGGTTCAGGTGCAGCTATAGCAGCCGTTTCTTCCTCAGAATCCGTCTGAGTTTGAGGGGACCGTGCCGGCTTCTCCCACAATGGGCTTTTGACTGTTAGTGGATCAATCGCGTCTTCCGGTTCGGCGATCTCCACTTCCTCGCCTTTCAAATCGGCCAGTACGCGGCCAACAAGTGCCTGATCGATAAGCTCAGCATGCTCTACCGCCCCCATGAGCAAGACACGGCTCATCAATGTGTTGATTTTGCGGGGTACACCGGATGTTTCACTAAACAGCAGACGGAATACATCCGAGGTTATTTTCGGGCGGCCGGACCAACCACTTTTTGACAGCCGATGGGTGATATAAGGTTCAATCTCGTGCGCCTCCATCGGCTCAAGATGATGATGCGCGATGACCCGCTGACGCAATTGTTCCAATCGGTCGGACTGTTGCAAAGTATCGCGAAATTCCGGCTGACCCAGAAGGAATATCTGGAGCAATGCCTGACCGCCAAGCTGGAAATTAGAGAGCATGCGCAGCTCTTCCAAAGCGCCGGTTGGCAGGTTCTGCGACTCATCGACAATCAGCAAACAACGCCGCCCGGCGCGCGCTTCGCTATGCAGAAATTCTTCAAAAGCGCTGAGCAACTGCGCCTTGTCCATATCGTCTGTATCAATGTCGAAATGATCTGCGGCAAAACGTACAA
Encoded proteins:
- a CDS encoding FemAB family XrtA/PEP-CTERM system-associated protein, encoding MNMPFSPKVTLIRLLDREDADELARIEKFVANHRHGTAFHRPAWVLAVSKACNHEWRYILAEDTEGQLQGILPLSLIHSPLFGRALVSSGFAVGGGILSLNDQATEMLADTAWNFAQKHSFPSVELRGGPIPAGNWQNKDGVYAGFASSLADDEESQLLAIPRKQRAEVRKGLKNQLTVRTGSSEQDGTDHYAVYAESVRNLGTPVFPKKLFDAVLDGFGEHADILTVLEDGRPVASVLSLYHNETVMPYWGGGTHDARRLRANDIMYFALMNHARKRGCRRFDFGRSKVGTGAYSFKKNWGFEPQSLSYAIRAINGEEVRDVNPMSPKYRLQVALWQKLPLPIANHLGPIIARGLG
- a CDS encoding XrtA system polysaccharide deacetylase, with the protein product MSVDIEDWFQVGAFETVIDRADWDSLEHRVERNTDAVLALFDEVGIKATFFTLGWVAERYPKLMQRIVSAGHEIASHGYDHARVFTLTPDQFRDDLKRTRKILEDSSGQAITGYRAPSFSIDQRTPWAHEMLAEQGYSYSSSVAPIRHDHYGWAGSPRFAWKPVPGSDLIELPVTTVKVGDRVFAAGGGGFFRLLPYVLYDRAIRKMQKDDGRGAIFYFHPWEIDPEQPRVGDAPLRSKLRHYTKLRSMRSKLVRVGREHVWGRVDELAELEREWAQ
- a CDS encoding XrtA/PEP-CTERM system-associated ATPase, whose amino-acid sequence is MYEEFYGLKSRPFQLTPDPHYYFESLTHRKALSYLGYGLAQGEGFIVITGDVGAGKTTLVSHLMATIDRERLTAANVVTTALDSKHIVRFAADHFDIDTDDMDKAQLLSAFEEFLHSEARAGRRCLLIVDESQNLPTGALEELRMLSNFQLGGQALLQIFLLGQPEFRDTLQQSDRLEQLRQRVIAHHHLEPMEAHEIEPYITHRLSKSGWSGRPKITSDVFRLLFSETSGVPRKINTLMSRVLLMGAVEHAELIDQALVGRVLADLKGEEVEIAEPEDAIDPLTVKSPLWEKPARSPQTQTDSEEETAAIAAPEPAAVNVEEPVSGEHEVLPFKAVDSAAEPASVVSGMNETPRVVEPTVDAAVLADVDAIFKRLSSLESRMDGQEESLHRILTMLVEWVESDVRSKESYVNTGRAA